One genomic segment of Mauremys mutica isolate MM-2020 ecotype Southern chromosome 10, ASM2049712v1, whole genome shotgun sequence includes these proteins:
- the LOC123343347 gene encoding antigen-presenting glycoprotein CD1d-like: MEGTALLGDLRTHSMDCSTCKIRFLQPWAHQGLTPKQWQGLETVLHNYVSKFILLMNKVVKDEKEHHPFVIQASIGCELHPNGTSRQFCDAAENREDFISFSVDEGSWVAQRGDKLALSFQDLLNQDKSTTAMAQFLLRTTCELKSFVQYGKESLARQERPVAVVFARAPPPAGTPTLVLLVCRVTGFYPRPVRVAWLQDGEEVAPGWRLNSSGILPNADLTYQLRSSLAVGPGDGHSYACRVQHSSLGGQSLLIPWGHSRPWGPGLAVGITLGALAVAAVAVVLWWRIRRGHPDVRAGEPRE, translated from the exons ATGGAGGGGACGGCCCTGCTCGGGGACCTGCGGACCCACTCCATGGATTGCAGCACCTGCAAGatccgcttcctgcagccctgggcccaCCAGGGCCTCACTCCGAAGCAGTGGCAGGGCCTGGAGACAGTGCTCCATAACTACGTGTCCAAATTCATCCTTCTTATGAACAAAGTGGTTAAGGATGAAAAGGAGCACC ACCCCTTTGTGATTCAGGCCTCCATCGGCTGCGAGCTCCACCCCAACGGCACCTCACGGCAGTTCTGTGATGCCGCGGAGAACAGGGAGGATTTCATCAGCTTCAGTGTGGACGAAGGCTCCTGGGTCGCTCAGCGCGGGGATAAGCTGGCCCTCAGCTTCCAAGACCTTTTAAACCAGGATAAGAGCACGACTGCCATGGCTCAGTTTCTCCTGAGAACAACGTGTGAACTCAAGAGCTTTGTCCAGTACGGGAAAGAGTCTCTGGCAAGGCAAG AGCGGCCGGTCGCCGTGGTGTTTGCCCGAGCGCCTCCCCCAGCCGGGACCCCCACACTGGTGCTGCTGGTTTGCCGGGTCACCGGTTTCTACCCCCGGCCCGTCCGCGTGGCCTGGCTGCAGGACGGGGAGGAGGTGGCGCCGGGCTGGAGGTTGAACTCCAGCGGGATCCTGCCCAACGCGGACCTGACCTACCAGCTGCGCAGCTCCCTGGCCGTGGGGCCGGGCGACGGGCACAGCTACGCCTGCCGGGTGCAGCATAGCAGCCTGGGGGGCCAGAGCCTGCTGATCCCCTGGG GGCACAGCAGGCCCTGGGGTCCTGGCCTGGCCGTGGGCATCACCCTGGGGGCTCTGGCCGTGGCCGCCGTGGCCGTGGTGCTGTGGTGGAGAATACGCAG GGGCCACCCGGACGTCAGAGCAGGAGAGCCCAGAGAATGA